AAAATGACAAAAACGAAAGCACTCGCCATAATAATGGAAAGTGCTTTTTTATATTACTTGAGTGGGATATTTATTTCTTTAAAATCCTCCGCGATCTCCGTATTCAGAAAAACTTCCTTCGCCTCTTCTACTAATTCGCTCCAAGTATTTCGGTCATAACGAGAACTAATATGGGTTAGGCACAACTGCTTACACTCAGACTGTAAAGCAATATCTGCAGCCTGATGGGTTGTTGAATGGAAATAATCAAACGCAAGCTTTTCTTCCCCTTTTGAGAAGGTTGCTTCATGGATCAAAAGATCGGCATTTTTTGCTAACAACAGCGCATTTTCACAATATCTGGTATCGCCAAGAATTGTGACAATACGACCTTTTTGGGAAGGCCCGAGAAACTCACCAGGTTCAATAACCCTGCCATCTTCAAGTGTGACGGTTTCACCATTTTTGATTTTTCGAAAAATGGGCCCTGGCTGTACTCCTGTCTCCTTCAGCTTATCAGCAAGCAATGTACCTGGCCGATCCTTTTCTATAATTCGGTAGCCGTAAGAAGGAATACCGTGTTCAAGTATGAGTGCTTCGACTGTAAACTGTTCATCTTCAAAAATAATGCCCTCAGTGATTTCGATCACCGTTAACGGATATTTTAAATAAGTCTGGCTTAAAGATAAACTTACTTGAATGTATTCTTTAATCCCTTTGGGCCCGTAGACTGTTACCTCTGATTCCCCGCCTTGAAAAGAACGGCTCGATAACAAACCAGGCAGACCATAAATATGATCACCATGAAGGTGGGTTATGAAAATTTTTTCAATTCTACGCGGTTTGATTGATGTATGTAAAATTTGATGCTGGGTAGCCTCACCGGCATCAAATAACCAAACAGCCCCCCGCTCTTCCAGTAATTTAAGTGCAATCGATGTCACATTACGAAGCTTGGCCGGCATTCCTGCTCCTGTACCTAAGAAAAAAACATCCATAATCAAAGCTCCTCTCTTCTCCGTACCATTATTCAATAGTGATAATATATCACAAACTCCCTTTAAATGCTCTTCGATCTAAATCTAGAAAAAAGAATCACCTATAAATGTTTACATGCAAAACAATATATTTGCGAAACCTAAACGAAACAGCTAAATTTAATAATTGATAAAACTATTACATAAGCATCAGGCTTTTAGAAGAGAGGGTTCAAAACGTGGAGCAAAACATGACTTCATTAATTATGATTTTTGGAGCAACAGGTGATTTAGCAAAACGGAAGTTATTTCCTTCCCTTTACCGATTATTTTCACGCAATAAATTAGATAAGTTTGCGGTAATTGGTGTTGCTAGAAGGACTTTAACGAATGAAGAGTTCCAACAATCAGTAAAAGAATCGGTCGAATCTGCTTTAGGGAATAAGGATAATCTTGATGAATTTATCTCCCATTTTTACTATCAATCACATGATGTGGCGGATTCAAACTCATATGTACAATTAAGAACATTTGCCGATCAGATTGATGAAAATTATCACCTTGAGGGGAACCGTATCTTTTATCTCGCAATGGCACCGGAATTTTTCGGCACGATTGCCTTACATCTAAAATCTGATGGGTTAACAGATGTGAAAGGCTATAAAAGGCTTGTGATTGAAAAACCATTCGGACACGACCTAGAATCTGCCAAAGAATTAAACAAGCAAATTAGAAGTGCTTTTTCCGAAAAAGAGATCTACAGGATTGATCACTATTTAGGAAAAGAAATGGTTCGAAACATTGAAGTCATCCGTTTTGCCAATGCTATTTTTGAACCGCTTTGGAATAACCGGTATATCTCTAATATTCAAATTACCTCGAGTGAAACCCTAGGTGTTGAAGAACGTGGACGATATTACGAAACAAGCGGGGCACTAAGGGATATGCTGCAAAACCATATGCTGCAAATGGTAGCATTGCTGGCAATGGAGCCGCCAATTAACCTAACAACGGATGAAATTCGTTCCGAGAAGGTAAGAGTATTTAGAGCGCTTCGAACTATCGAAGGTGATAAAGTGAATGACTATTTTGTCCGTGGACAGTATGCTGAGGGCACAATTGAGGATAAGCAGGTTCCAAAATACCGTGATGAAGCAATGGTGGACAACGAGTCGAATACCGAAACCTTTGTTGCCGGCAAAATCATGATTGATAATTTTCGCTGGGCCGGTGTTCCTTTTTATATTCGCACTGGCAAAAGAATGTCCGCGAAATCAACGAAAATTGTTATTCAGTTTAAGGATATTCCAATGAATTTATATTATCAACCTGAAAAAATGCTGAATCCTAACCTACTCGTGATCCATATCCAACCCGAGGAAGGGATTACCCTACATCTTAATGCCAAGAAAGCAGGCGGGCACTTGGATGCTCAAGAGGTGAAACTTAGCTTCGCTAATACGGGGGTTCATGCCATGAATACTCCCGAAGGCTATGAGAAACTTCTTTACGATTGCATGCGCGGTGATGCCACCAATTTTACTCATTGGGATGAAGTGGCCTATTCCTGGGCTTTTGTTGATAAAATCTCGGCTGTTTGGGAAAAAACAAAAGCAGCATTTCCTAATTACGAGTCCGGATCAATGGGTCCTAAGGAAGCGGATGAGCTCTTAGAAAAAGACGGCCGCTTCTGGTGGCCTGTATCAGATTTAGAAGTAGATATTTGTAAATAAGCAACAAAAGCTCCACTTTGTTAAGTTGGCAAAGTGGAGCTTTTTAGTCCTTATCTTTCTTTTTATCAGGGTAAGAGCGCAGAAAATCTTTATTAAAGCTCGTTCCAGTTCCTATTTTATGAGCGGGATCTACATTATGTGACCCTGCATTTTCAATAATATTTTTTCCATACTTATCACGAAGACTGGAAAGGGTTTTAAGCAGCGGTTCTTTTTTGGCATCCTTTTCATAAGAAAACAAATCTAACTGTTTAAAAGCATGATCATGGTCAACTAATTCATTCCCGGTAATCCCCAACAACCGAACGGAATCCCCATTCCAGGATTTTAGAAAAAGCTGTTTAGCAAACGCTGAAATGTCCTCTTTTTGATGAATAGGATTCGAAAGTTTCTTGCTTCTAGTAATTGTCCTCCGATCTTTATATCGAATTGTTATGGCCAATGCAGATGCCAGGACATTTTTTCGCTTCAATCTAACAGAAACGGTTTCCGCCAAGGACTCCAGTACATGAAAAAGCTCTTGTTGATTGCTAATGTCTCTAGGCAGGGTTGTGGAATTGCCAATACTTTTAAACTCTTCAATTGATTCTGGGTCAACCGGCCGGTGATCAATGCCATTTGCCCTCTCTTTTATCCGAAGCCCATTAATACCAAGAAGTGATTTAAGTTGAATTTCATTACCTTTTGCTAAATCGCCTATCGTGTGAATGCCAATCGTTGTCAGCTTTTCCGCCGTCTTTTTTCCAACCCCATGCATTTCATTCGTATTCAACGGCCAAAGAACCTTAGGTATATCACGTTTACGAAGGATAGTAATCCCCATTGGTTTCTTCATATCAGAAGCCATTTTTGCTAAAAATTTATTTGGGGCAATGCCAATGCTACAAGGTAAGTCGAGCTGTTCAAATACTCGTTTTTGAATACTTTCGGCGATTTCGATGGGGCTGCCAAATTCAAAACTTTCCGTAATATCCATATAACCCTCATCAATCGAAACAGGTTCAACGAGAGTAGAATATTGCCTTAGAATATCGAACATTCCCATCGATGCGGCCCGGTAACGGTCAAAATTTGGTGTCCTAATAATTAGTTGTGGACAAAGCCTTTTCGCTTCCCACAGCGGCATTGTTGTTTTGACGCCAAACTTCC
The DNA window shown above is from Neobacillus sp. WH10 and carries:
- the rnz gene encoding ribonuclease Z, with the translated sequence MDVFFLGTGAGMPAKLRNVTSIALKLLEERGAVWLFDAGEATQHQILHTSIKPRRIEKIFITHLHGDHIYGLPGLLSSRSFQGGESEVTVYGPKGIKEYIQVSLSLSQTYLKYPLTVIEITEGIIFEDEQFTVEALILEHGIPSYGYRIIEKDRPGTLLADKLKETGVQPGPIFRKIKNGETVTLEDGRVIEPGEFLGPSQKGRIVTILGDTRYCENALLLAKNADLLIHEATFSKGEEKLAFDYFHSTTHQAADIALQSECKQLCLTHISSRYDRNTWSELVEEAKEVFLNTEIAEDFKEINIPLK
- the zwf gene encoding glucose-6-phosphate dehydrogenase, with amino-acid sequence MEQNMTSLIMIFGATGDLAKRKLFPSLYRLFSRNKLDKFAVIGVARRTLTNEEFQQSVKESVESALGNKDNLDEFISHFYYQSHDVADSNSYVQLRTFADQIDENYHLEGNRIFYLAMAPEFFGTIALHLKSDGLTDVKGYKRLVIEKPFGHDLESAKELNKQIRSAFSEKEIYRIDHYLGKEMVRNIEVIRFANAIFEPLWNNRYISNIQITSSETLGVEERGRYYETSGALRDMLQNHMLQMVALLAMEPPINLTTDEIRSEKVRVFRALRTIEGDKVNDYFVRGQYAEGTIEDKQVPKYRDEAMVDNESNTETFVAGKIMIDNFRWAGVPFYIRTGKRMSAKSTKIVIQFKDIPMNLYYQPEKMLNPNLLVIHIQPEEGITLHLNAKKAGGHLDAQEVKLSFANTGVHAMNTPEGYEKLLYDCMRGDATNFTHWDEVAYSWAFVDKISAVWEKTKAAFPNYESGSMGPKEADELLEKDGRFWWPVSDLEVDICK
- a CDS encoding DNA polymerase IV; translation: MKEMYPKNGRVILHVDMNSFYASVEMAYDPTLKGKPLAIAGNVEERRGIIVTCSYEARKFGVKTTMPLWEAKRLCPQLIIRTPNFDRYRAASMGMFDILRQYSTLVEPVSIDEGYMDITESFEFGSPIEIAESIQKRVFEQLDLPCSIGIAPNKFLAKMASDMKKPMGITILRKRDIPKVLWPLNTNEMHGVGKKTAEKLTTIGIHTIGDLAKGNEIQLKSLLGINGLRIKERANGIDHRPVDPESIEEFKSIGNSTTLPRDISNQQELFHVLESLAETVSVRLKRKNVLASALAITIRYKDRRTITRSKKLSNPIHQKEDISAFAKQLFLKSWNGDSVRLLGITGNELVDHDHAFKQLDLFSYEKDAKKEPLLKTLSSLRDKYGKNIIENAGSHNVDPAHKIGTGTSFNKDFLRSYPDKKKDKD